A genomic segment from Anas platyrhynchos isolate ZD024472 breed Pekin duck chromosome 5, IASCAAS_PekinDuck_T2T, whole genome shotgun sequence encodes:
- the LOC101805378 gene encoding signal recognition particle subunit SRP54 isoform X3 translates to MVLADLGRKITSALRSLSNATIINEEVLNAMLKEVCTALLEADVNIKLVKQLRENVKSAIDLEEMASGLNKRKMIQHAVFKELVKLVDPGVKAWTPTKGKQNIIMFVGLQGSGKTTTCSKLAYFYQRKGWKTCLICADTYRAGAFDQLKQNATKARIPFYGSYTEMDPVIIASEGVEKFKNENFEIIIVDTSGRHKQEDSLFEEMLQVANAIQPDNIVYVMDASIGQACEAQAKAFKDKVDVASVIVTKLDGHAKGGGALSAVAATKSPIIFIGTGEHIDDFEPFKTQPFISKLLGMGDIEGLIDKVNELKLDDNEALIEKLKHGQFTLRDMYEQFQNIMKMGPFSQILGMIPGFGTDFMSKGNEQESMARLKKLMTIMDSMNDQELDSTDGAKVFSKQPGRIQRVARGSGVSTRDVQELLTQYTKFAQMVKKMGGIKGLFKGGDMSKNVNPSQLAKLNQQMAKMMDPRVLHHMVCDFLGEKIASVLGISTPKYQYAIDEYYRMKKEEEEEEQENKLSEEAERQHQEQQNKAQAEAPVQTDQPESTTCTSFVNLNFENEGDSHSVVENKQDVVTVPT, encoded by the exons ATGGTTCTAGCAGACCTCGGAAGAAAAATCACCTCAGCGTTGCGCTCGCTGAGCAATGCTACAATCATCAATGAGGAG GTTTTAAATGCTATGTTAAAAGAAGTATGTACAGCACTACTGGAAGCCGATGTTAATATTAAACTTGTGAAGCAACTAAGAGAAAATGTCAA GTCTGCAATTGATCTTGAAGAAATGGCATCCGGccttaacaaaaggaaaatgattcaGCACGCTGTCTTTAAGGAACTTGTTAAA CTTGTAGATCCTGGAGTCAAAGCATGGACACCtaccaaaggaaaacagaacattaTCATGTTTGTTGGCTTGCAAGGAAGCGGTAAAACAACAACCTGTTCAAAG TTAGCATACTTCTATCAGAGGAAAGGTTGGAAGACGTGTTTAATATGTGCAGACACATACAGAGCAG GTGCTTTTGACCAGTTAAAGCAGAATGCCACAAAAGCAAGAATTCCCTTTTATGGGAG TTACACAGAAATGGATCCTGTAATTATTGCCTCAGAAGGTGTTGAGAAATTTAAGaatgaaaattttgaaataatcATCGTTGATACCAGTGGACGTCACAAACAGGAAGACTCTTTGTTTGAAGAGATGTTACAAGTTGCTAATGCCATT CAACCGGATAACATTGTTTATGTGATGGATGCTTCCATTGGCCAAGCTTGTGAAGCTCAAGCTAAAGCTTTCAAAGACAAAGTCGATGTAGCTTCAGTTATTGTTACGAAGCTTGATGGACATGCAAAAGGAGGTGGTGCTCTTAGTGC AGTTGCTGCTACAAAGAgtcctattatttttattggaaCTGGTGAACACATAGATGACTTTGAACCCTTCAAAACGCAGCCTTTCATCAGCAAACTTCTTG gtaTGGGTGATATTGAAGGATTGATAGATAAAGTAAATGAGTTAAAGCTGGATGATAATGAAGCACTCATAGAAAAGCTCAAACATG GTCAGTTTACATTAAGAGATATGTATGAACAATTCCAGAACATCATGAAAATGGGACCATTCAGTCAGATCTTG GGTATGATCCCTGGTTTTGGAACTGACTTCATGAGTAAAGGCAATGAACAAGAATCAATGGCAAGGCTAAAGAAATTGATGACTATAATGGACAGTATGAATGACCAAG AACTTGACAGCACAGATGGCGCCAAAGTATTCAGTAAGCAGCCAGGAAGAATCCAAAGAGTAGCAAGAGGTTCAGGTGTTTCTACCAGAGATGTCCAGGAGCTTTTAACCCAATACACTAAATTTGCACAGATGGTGAAAAAGATGGGAGGTATCAAAGGGCTCTTCAAAG GCGGTGATATGTCAAAGAATGTAAACCCATCTCAGCTGGCCAAGCTGAACCAACAGATGGCAAAGATGATGGATCCAAGAGTCCTTCATCATATGG tgtgtgATTTCCTTGGGGAAAAGATTGCATCTGTTTTGGGGATAAGCACACCAAAATACCAATATGCCATTGATGAGTATTACAGAATGAAGAAAGAG gaggaagaggaggaacaagaaaacaagttatcagaagaagcagaaagacagCATCAGGAGCAGCAGAACAAGGCACAAGCTGAAGCTCCTGTCCAGACAGACCAGCCTGAATCAACAACATGTACTTCATTTGTGAATTTAAACTTTGAAAATGAGGGAGATAGCCACTCTGTTGTGGAAAATAAACAAGATGTAGTTACTGTCCCTACCTAA
- the LOC101805378 gene encoding protein FAM177A1 isoform X2 codes for MEQGLSAITLYCAPAAGPAAAACAMEPEPQLANGDRGFENVELGVIGKKKKVPRRVIHFASGETMEEYSTDEEEDEQEKKDLLPPVDPTTLTWGPYLWFHMLRVATSTLSVCDFLGEKIASVLGISTPKYQYAIDEYYRMKKEEEEEEQENKLSEEAERQHQEQQNKAQAEAPVQTDQPESTTCTSFVNLNFENEGDSHSVVENKQDVVTVPT; via the exons ATGGAGCAGGGGCTGTCCGCCATCACCCTGTACtgcgcccccgccgccggccccgcggcTGCCGCCTGCGCTATGGAGCCCGAGCCG CAACTTGCAAATGGAGATAGAGGCTTTGAGAATGTGGAGCTGGGTGTCAtagggaagaagaagaaagttcCCAGAAGGGTAATTCATTTTGCAAGTGGAGAAACAATGGAAGAATACAGCACAgatgaagaggaagatgaaCAAGAGAAGAAAGACCTGTTGCCTCCTGTAGATCCT ACAACGCTCACGTGGGGACCCTACTTATGGTTTCATATGCTGAGAGTTGCCACTTCAACGCTATCAG tgtgtgATTTCCTTGGGGAAAAGATTGCATCTGTTTTGGGGATAAGCACACCAAAATACCAATATGCCATTGATGAGTATTACAGAATGAAGAAAGAG gaggaagaggaggaacaagaaaacaagttatcagaagaagcagaaagacagCATCAGGAGCAGCAGAACAAGGCACAAGCTGAAGCTCCTGTCCAGACAGACCAGCCTGAATCAACAACATGTACTTCATTTGTGAATTTAAACTTTGAAAATGAGGGAGATAGCCACTCTGTTGTGGAAAATAAACAAGATGTAGTTACTGTCCCTACCTAA
- the LOC101805378 gene encoding signal recognition particle subunit SRP54 isoform X1 codes for MVLADLGRKITSALRSLSNATIINEEVLNAMLKEVCTALLEADVNIKLVKQLRENVKSAIDLEEMASGLNKRKMIQHAVFKELVKLVDPGVKAWTPTKGKQNIIMFVGLQGSGKTTTCSKLAYFYQRKGWKTCLICADTYRAGAFDQLKQNATKARIPFYGSYTEMDPVIIASEGVEKFKNENFEIIIVDTSGRHKQEDSLFEEMLQVANAIQPDNIVYVMDASIGQACEAQAKAFKDKVDVASVIVTKLDGHAKGGGALSAVAATKSPIIFIGTGEHIDDFEPFKTQPFISKLLGMGDIEGLIDKVNELKLDDNEALIEKLKHGQFTLRDMYEQFQNIMKMGPFSQILGMIPGFGTDFMSKGNEQESMARLKKLMTIMDSMNDQELDSTDGAKVFSKQPGRIQRVARGSGVSTRDVQELLTQYTKFAQMVKKMGGIKGLFKGGDMSKNVNPSQLAKLNQQMAKMMDPRVLHHMGGMAGLQSMMRQFQQGAAGNMKGMMGFNNM; via the exons ATGGTTCTAGCAGACCTCGGAAGAAAAATCACCTCAGCGTTGCGCTCGCTGAGCAATGCTACAATCATCAATGAGGAG GTTTTAAATGCTATGTTAAAAGAAGTATGTACAGCACTACTGGAAGCCGATGTTAATATTAAACTTGTGAAGCAACTAAGAGAAAATGTCAA GTCTGCAATTGATCTTGAAGAAATGGCATCCGGccttaacaaaaggaaaatgattcaGCACGCTGTCTTTAAGGAACTTGTTAAA CTTGTAGATCCTGGAGTCAAAGCATGGACACCtaccaaaggaaaacagaacattaTCATGTTTGTTGGCTTGCAAGGAAGCGGTAAAACAACAACCTGTTCAAAG TTAGCATACTTCTATCAGAGGAAAGGTTGGAAGACGTGTTTAATATGTGCAGACACATACAGAGCAG GTGCTTTTGACCAGTTAAAGCAGAATGCCACAAAAGCAAGAATTCCCTTTTATGGGAG TTACACAGAAATGGATCCTGTAATTATTGCCTCAGAAGGTGTTGAGAAATTTAAGaatgaaaattttgaaataatcATCGTTGATACCAGTGGACGTCACAAACAGGAAGACTCTTTGTTTGAAGAGATGTTACAAGTTGCTAATGCCATT CAACCGGATAACATTGTTTATGTGATGGATGCTTCCATTGGCCAAGCTTGTGAAGCTCAAGCTAAAGCTTTCAAAGACAAAGTCGATGTAGCTTCAGTTATTGTTACGAAGCTTGATGGACATGCAAAAGGAGGTGGTGCTCTTAGTGC AGTTGCTGCTACAAAGAgtcctattatttttattggaaCTGGTGAACACATAGATGACTTTGAACCCTTCAAAACGCAGCCTTTCATCAGCAAACTTCTTG gtaTGGGTGATATTGAAGGATTGATAGATAAAGTAAATGAGTTAAAGCTGGATGATAATGAAGCACTCATAGAAAAGCTCAAACATG GTCAGTTTACATTAAGAGATATGTATGAACAATTCCAGAACATCATGAAAATGGGACCATTCAGTCAGATCTTG GGTATGATCCCTGGTTTTGGAACTGACTTCATGAGTAAAGGCAATGAACAAGAATCAATGGCAAGGCTAAAGAAATTGATGACTATAATGGACAGTATGAATGACCAAG AACTTGACAGCACAGATGGCGCCAAAGTATTCAGTAAGCAGCCAGGAAGAATCCAAAGAGTAGCAAGAGGTTCAGGTGTTTCTACCAGAGATGTCCAGGAGCTTTTAACCCAATACACTAAATTTGCACAGATGGTGAAAAAGATGGGAGGTATCAAAGGGCTCTTCAAAG GCGGTGATATGTCAAAGAATGTAAACCCATCTCAGCTGGCCAAGCTGAACCAACAGATGGCAAAGATGATGGATCCAAGAGTCCTTCATCATATGG GTGGCATGGCAGGATTACAGTCAATGATGAGACAATTTCAACAAGGTGCTGCTGGGAATATGAAAGGCATGATGGGATTCAATAATATGTAA